CGCCCGTCTCCAGCCCGGCCTGCATTAGACCCGACACCACGGCCTGGGCCACGAAGTCATGGCGATAGATGCCGCCATCGACGACCAGGGCGGCGGCCACGACGGCGTCATATCGGCCCGTCGCGGCCAAGGTCTTGGCCAGCAGCGGCATCTCGAAGGCGCCGGGCACGTCCCAGGGCTCGACCTGGGCGCCGGGCATCAGGCCTGCTGCCTCGGCCAGGAAACCCTCATGGGCTTGGTCCACGACATCGGCATGCCAGCGGGCCTTGATGAAGGCGATACGGGGGGATTTCGTCATCTGTCAGGAACCTTACGTGTGTTTCGTCAGGCCCCCAAGGCATACCACGGCATGCGCCGGGGTGGCGCAGGCAGCGGTTCTCTTTCATCCGGACTGTACCGTCGGCCCCGGAATTCCACCGGATCTGCTGACCCCTGCCTTGCGGAAGGGCGCTCGCGGGCTGTCACCGCCGGTGGGGAATTGCACCCCGCCCTGAGAACATCCCCGACATAGCGCCCCCGCCCGTCCGCGCCAAGACCGGACGCGGCGGAAAAACGGCGTCAGATCGGCTCGATGTCGCCCTCGGCCCGACGGGCGTGGAAATCGGCCACGAAATCGTCCAGCCGCCCCGCCGCGATGGCCTCGCGCAGCCCTGCCATCAGCTGCTGATAGTAATGCAGGTTGTGCCAGGTCAGCAGCATGCCGCTGATCATCTCACGCGCGCGGAAGACATGGTGCAGATAGGCGCGGGAATAGCCGGTGCAGCAGGGGCAGGTGCAATCCTCGTCCAGCGGGCGCGGGTCGTCCTGGTGGCGGGCGTTCTTGATGTTGACCTGGCCGCGCGGGGTCCAGGCCTGACCCGTCCGCCCCGAGCGGGACGGCAGCACGCAATCCATCATGTCGATGCCCCGCTGGACCGCGCCCACGATGTCGTCGGGCTTGCCCACGCCCATCAGGTATCGCGGCTTGTCCACCGGCAGGAAACCGGGGGCGTAGTCCAGCACGCCGAACATCGCCTCCTGCCCCTCGCCCACCGCGAGGCCGCCGACGGCGTATCCGTCAAAGCCGATGGCCTGCAGGGCCTGGGCGCTTTCCTCGCGCAGATCGCGGGTGACGCCGCCCTGCATGATCCCGAACAGCGCGTGCCCCGGCCGGTCGCCGAAGGCGTCACGCGACCGCTCGGCCCACCGCATCGACATGCGCATCGAGGCCGCGACCTCGGCCTCGGTCGCGGGCAGCGCGGGGCATTCGTCAAAGCACATCACGATGTCGCTGCCCAAAA
Above is a genomic segment from Paracoccus aestuarii containing:
- a CDS encoding 6,7-dimethyl-8-ribityllumazine synthase — protein: MTKSPRIAFIKARWHADVVDQAHEGFLAEAAGLMPGAQVEPWDVPGAFEMPLLAKTLAATGRYDAVVAAALVVDGGIYRHDFVAQAVVSGLMQAGLETGVPVFSVSLTPHNYQETALLTGFYRAHFVEKGAEAAGAVARMLEVGARVADLDRSAVA
- the tgt gene encoding tRNA guanosine(34) transglycosylase Tgt, whose translation is MTTRFNFTLQATDGAARTGVIDTPRGAIRTPAFMPVGTAATVKAMLPESVAATGADILLGNTYHLMLRPTAERIARLGGLHRFMNWSKPILTDSGGFQVMSLAGLRKLTEEGVTFSSHVDGSKHHLTPERSMEIQRLLGSDIVMCFDECPALPATEAEVAASMRMSMRWAERSRDAFGDRPGHALFGIMQGGVTRDLREESAQALQAIGFDGYAVGGLAVGEGQEAMFGVLDYAPGFLPVDKPRYLMGVGKPDDIVGAVQRGIDMMDCVLPSRSGRTGQAWTPRGQVNIKNARHQDDPRPLDEDCTCPCCTGYSRAYLHHVFRAREMISGMLLTWHNLHYYQQLMAGLREAIAAGRLDDFVADFHARRAEGDIEPI